From Micromonospora echinospora, one genomic window encodes:
- a CDS encoding polysaccharide deacetylase family protein, with protein MPPSPVPGPAGAPFPAPARPVSTAVVDSARGGGRTVSLTFDDGPNPADTLRLLGVLRRHRVAAVFCLWGEHVDDHPDVVRRIVADGHALGNHGMRHDDMARWPAERIAADLRATNDAIRRAVPGARIRYFRAPYGAWGGTPAVAAALGMRPLGWRLAVGDWEPPGTDELVRRLVDGVTPGAVVLLHDGGGDRHQTVEAVDRFVPVLRARRWRFTLPARD; from the coding sequence ATGCCACCCTCCCCCGTGCCCGGCCCGGCCGGCGCGCCTTTCCCCGCCCCGGCCCGCCCCGTCAGCACCGCCGTCGTCGACTCCGCCCGGGGCGGTGGCCGCACGGTCAGCCTCACCTTCGACGACGGACCGAACCCCGCCGACACCCTGCGGCTGCTGGGCGTCCTGCGCCGGCACCGGGTCGCCGCCGTGTTCTGCCTCTGGGGCGAGCACGTCGACGACCACCCCGACGTGGTCCGCCGGATCGTCGCCGACGGGCACGCCCTGGGCAACCACGGCATGCGCCACGACGACATGGCCCGCTGGCCGGCCGAGCGGATCGCGGCGGACCTGCGGGCGACCAACGACGCCATCCGACGGGCCGTGCCGGGTGCCCGGATCCGGTACTTCCGCGCCCCCTACGGCGCCTGGGGAGGGACGCCCGCCGTGGCCGCCGCCCTGGGCATGCGCCCGCTCGGCTGGCGGCTGGCCGTCGGCGACTGGGAGCCGCCCGGCACCGACGAACTCGTCCGACGGCTGGTCGACGGGGTCACGCCCGGCGCCGTGGTGCTGCTGCACGACGGCGGTGGCGACCGCCACCAGACCGTCGAGGCGGTCGACCGGTTCGTCCCCGTCCTGCGGGCGCGGCGCTGGCGGTTCACCCTGCCCGCGCGGGACTGA